From the genome of Podospora pseudoanserina strain CBS 124.78 chromosome 7 map unlocalized CBS124.78p_7.2, whole genome shotgun sequence, one region includes:
- a CDS encoding uncharacterized protein (EggNog:ENOG503P26I), translating to MTFTHTPTQLTLLWLAFSLPAVTWDFFYVIFRPHTMPGGSIHSPFWVPYALYGEVDGNYGWKQWHAGSGFPAAQSWMNAIETAMYLVYAWIWWTSKDQVTGKIRGKRAAAAVLTGFAAGVMTESKTVLYWLNEICSGYENIGQNDLFRLVVLWVVPNGLWLVFPATQFIYGFGKEIIDGLAGAETEDEPTYSEVVKNGSEKKEL from the exons ATGACATTTACCcacaccccaacccagctGACCCTCTTGTGGCTCgctttctccctccccgccgtgACCTGGGACTTTTTTTATGTCATATTCCGGCCTCACACAATGCCTGGCGGGTCCATACACTCGCCCTTCTGGGTACCCTACGCGCTCTACGGCGAGGTGGACGGCAACTACGGCTGGAAGCAGTGGCACGCCGGGTCTGGGTTCCCGGCTGCACAGAGCTGGATGAACGCCATCGAGACGGCCATGTACCTCGTGTATGCTTGGATTTGGTGGACGAGTAAAGATCAGGTTACTGGGAAGATTAGGGGGAAaagggcggcggcggcggtgttgacTGGTTTTGCGGCCGGGGTTATGACCGAGAGCAAGACTGTGCTGTATTGGCTGAATGAGATTTGTTCGGGGTATGAGAATATTGGGCAGAACGATCTCTTTAGGCTGGTGGTTCTTTGGGTGGTGCCGAA TGGGCTGTGGCTTGTTTTTCCGGCGACGCAGTTTATCTATGGGTTTGGGAAGGAGATCATTGATGGGcttgctggtgctgagacTGAAGACGAGCCAACCTACAGCGAGGTGGTGAAAAATGGgtccgagaagaaggagctcTGA
- a CDS encoding uncharacterized protein (EggNog:ENOG503P6AZ; COG:S), producing the protein MASLRSVLAAGLLLLSTTANAHFELQHPSPLTAESSSQATAPCGGANADIDQNTATDFHVEGDYVQLFNGHAQGNWLIRGTLDPKAGGDWEQLFPIVQQTGRGNFCEPVVTVPGEWAGKKGFLGISGNAGDGILYACAAVNFVSGSAPAPGGSCVNGSAVTASFQPDDTLSALVGSSSNSGSSGSETTAPTPAATTSQPSAAAPMMGERVSFGSFALTGVMLLVGAALL; encoded by the exons ATGGCGTCTCTCAGATCCGTTCTCGCTgccggcctccttctcctgtcGACAACGGCCAATGCCCACTTCGAGCTTcaacatccctcccctctgaCGGCTGAGAGCAGCTCGCAGGCCACGGCACCATGCGGTGGTGCCAATGCCGACATTGATCAAAACACGGCGACCGATTTCCACGTCGAAGGCGACTACGTACAACTATTCAATGGGCATGCTCAAGGCAATTGGTTGATCCGTGGTACCCTTGACCCCAAAGCCGGCGGCGACTGGGAGCAGCTGTTCCCCATTGTGCAACAAACTGGACGTGGTAACTTCTGCGAGCCTGTTGTGACAGTGCCCGGCGAGTGggctgggaagaaggggttTCTAGGCATCAGCGGCAATGCTGGCGATGGCATTCTATACGCG TGCGCCGCTGTCAACTTCGTGTCTGGTTCCGCGCCAGCCCCCGGCGGCTCTTGTGTCAATGGCAGCGCCGTCACGGCATCCTTCCAGCCGGATGACACACTGTCGGCGCTCGTTGGCTCATCGTCCAATTCGGGGTCCAGCGGGTCGGAAACCACGGCGCCGACTCCGGCGGCGACCACCTCACAACCCAGTGCCGCCGCACCAATGATGGGCGAGAGGGTATCGTTTGGAAGCTTCGCTCTCACAGGCGTGATGCTTCTCGTCGGCGCTGCTTTGCTGTAA
- the FRP1 gene encoding ferric-chelate reductase Frp1 (EggNog:ENOG503NWU6; COG:P; COG:Q) — MDHDHGSHGGGGTENTTYPVTNEELAQRFWYIVAGFVGAFLVCRVINWYKLERRLRRHTSSSVQSPTKPDTAFLELWATFTAVVREVSYPQLYVPARGFSWLTPPPGGRVIVLLVYWIIVIYMATDGAIFPDVFHWERIGYRNAWVTITQLPLLYLLSSKCNVVGFITGISHERLNWLHRWVARTMLATGAVHGFYFYADWARSELVDYQIKMMPMIKYGFGAWGLLLWACVSGLAPLRRLSYEFFVLQHIVTAVLLLWLIYVHIPVDARYNLWFAIAALCFDRFCRTVMLVWQNVKALPDKKRCTGGQRIGHQAQVRAVGDSITVVTIKDVHFKWRAGQHLYLWMPRVGIAEAHPYTIACAHQLPETCICNSIQLVVRKHGGFSKRLHELATKAQLAGKKERLTAFVSGPYGAPPRWDIYETIVLISASTGASFTLPILESVLQHKGTNCVKRIDFLLTTKQGEEIDFYVTRLHELIEHAKGTGIELHVHIAVTQGPTSFSVSQDGVTADSSSGSSTGTNFGRGKKVADEKITSQGPLSSPGDIEQTARAIPVERKRSSHASTDSHVFYSSVRPDIEAYIRGPVEATGGETSVVVCGGPSLVARTRNCVASLSDERAVHKGTGAQGIQLFAEEYSF, encoded by the exons ATGGATCATGATCATGGCTCCCACGGGGGCGGTGGGACGGAAAACACGACCTACCCTGTTACAAACGAAGAACTGGCGCAGCGGTTCTGGTACATTGTCGCGGGGTTTGTGGGCGCGTTTCTGGTCTGCCGGGTTATAAACTGGTACAAGTTGGAAAGAAG ACTACGACGGCACACGTCGAGTTCCGTCCAATCTCCAACAAAACCGGACACGGCCTTTCTAGAGCTGTGGGCAACCTTTACGGCTGTGGTTCGTGAAGTTAGCTATCCCCAGCTGTATGTCCCAGCAAGGGGGTTTTCCTGGTTGACGCCGCCTCCAGGAGGCCGCGTCATTGTCCTGTTGGTATACTGGATCATCGTGATTTACATGGCCACCGATGGTGCCATATTTCCAGATGTCTTTCATTGGGAACGCATTGGCTATCGCAATGCTTGGGTCACTATCACCCAGCTGCCGCTGCTCTATCTGCTTTCTTCCAAGTGCAACGTTGTAGGCTTCATCACGGGTATCAGCCATGAGAGGCTCAACTGGCTGCACCGATGGGTGGCCCGCACCATGCTCGCCACAGGAGCTGTTCACGGCTTCTACTTTTATGCCGACTGGGCGCGTTCTGAGCTTGTCGACTATCAGATCAAGATGATGCCCATGATCAAGTATGGGTTCGGCGCCTGGGGTCTTTTGTTGTGGGCCTGTGTCTCCGGGCTGGCGCCATTGCGGCGGTTGTCCTATGAGTTCTTTGTCTTGCAACACATCGTCACTGCTGTCTTGTTGCTATGGTTGATATACGTCCACATTCCTGTCGACGCCAGATACAACCTGTGGTTTGCCATTGCGGCCCTCTGCTTCGACCGGTTTTGCCGAACAGTGATGTTGGTTTGGCAGAACGTTAAGGCGTTGCCTGACAAGAAGAGATGCACGGGAGGACAACGGATTGGGCATCAAGCCCAGGTGCGTGCGGTTGGGGACTCGATCACGGTAGTTACCATCAAGGATGTCCACTTCAAGTGGAGAGCTGGTCAGCATCTTTATCTTTGGATGCCCCGAGTTGGTATTGCCGAAGCTCACCCTTACACCATTGCCTGCGCCCATCAGCTCCCCGAGACTTGCATCTGCAACAGCATTCAACTTGTCGTTCGTAAACACGGTGGATTTTCCAAACGACTGCACGAATTAGCGACCAAGGCCCAGTTggctgggaagaaggagaggctGACAGCATTTGTCTCCGGGCCGTATGGAGCGCCACCGCGGTGGGACATTTACGAGACTATAGTACTCATCTCGGCTTCCACCGGTGCATCCTTTACGCTGCCCATTCTCGAAAGTGTGCTCCAACACAAGGGCACAAACTGTGTCAAGAGGATTGACTTCCTCCTGACCACCAAACAGGGCGAGGAGATTGACTTTTATGTGACGCGACTTCACGAGCTGATTGAGCATGCCAAAGGCACAGGCATCGAGCTCCACGTTCACATTGCCGTTACCCAGGGGCCGACATCGTTCTCGGTCAGCCAAGATGGCGTGACTGCCGACAGCTCGTCTGGTTCCTCTACAGGAACCAACTTTGGAcgagggaagaaggtggcTGATGAGAAGATCACGAGCCAGGGACCATTATCCAGTCCCGGTGACATCGAACAAACAGCACGGGCGATTCCAGTGGAGCGGAAGAGGTCGAGCCACGCCAGTACGGACTCGCACGTATTTTACTCGAGTGTCCGACCAGACATCGAGGCCTACATCAGAGGACCTGTGGAGGCAACCGGGGGGGAGACCAGCGTCGTTGTATGTGGCGGCCCGAGTCTTGTTGCCAGGACAAGAAATTGCGTTGCGAGCCTATCGGATGAACGGGCGGTTCACAAGGGAACCGGGGCACAAGGGATACAATTATTTGCTGAAGAGTACAGTTTCTAG
- the SYR1 gene encoding arginyl-tRNA synthetase (COG:J; EggNog:ENOG503NVK0) produces the protein MLSLPVRPSALLPCLPRSRSLLLHRHFLAGTRTLHSSFGPHFQTLNPSIRKPNPSTEKLSPSIPSRSSITVTCNRYNSWQSPRRYTHSTTAMEQLQQQVEGLNLNAITEFPNCYPDVNPLDVYRAHLANVLTEVTGVDKNIIYPALSWTQSLDKGDLVLAAPALRLPKGGPKPDQIVQDWAAKFPENDPLFEKPHVHSYFMSFFFKGAPLVNSILPTILQKGKTFGTNPSLGLKDPKEPSAGRKKIIVEFSSPNIAKPFHAGHLRSTIIGGFLGNLYEGAGWDVTRINYLGDWGKQYGLLALAFEKFGDEKALEQDPINHLFQLYVRINTEMTEEKEQIAKRKEAGEDVTEAEANSLDEQARRYFKKMTDRDEKALAMWKKFRDLSIVRYKQTYARLNIHFDEYSGESQVSEADMADIGKQLEEKKISKEDNGAQLIDFSELVPGKEGKRLEKPLVRKRDGTALYLTRDISELLARHAKYNFDKMIYVVASAQDLHLKQLFKIIELLGHKDIADKCQHINFGLVLGMSTRKGTVKFLDDILRDVADKMHETMRKNEDKYNQVENPDAVADVLGISSVMVQDMTGKRINNYTFNMDQMTSFEGDTGPYLQYAHARVCSIKRKAGLSDEEIASADFSLLTEAHAVNIVRLLAQWPDVFSNTLRTLEPTTVLAYLFKMTHALSSSYDVLRIMGSEPAVLKARMALYEAAHIVLGNGMRLLGLSPVERM, from the exons ATGCTTTCCCTACCGGTCCGCCCAAGTGCCCTTTTGCCTTGCCTCCCGCGCTCCAGGTCTCTTCTTTTACACAGACACTTCTTGGCAGGCACGCGCACACTGCATTCTTCTTTTGGGCCCCACTTCCAGACACTGAACCCCTCCATCCGGAAGCCGAACCCCTCCACTGAGAAATTGAGCCCCTCCATTCCTTCGCGAAGCAGCATCACTGTCACCTGCAACCGCTACAACTCCTGGCAGTCACCACGACGATACACACACAGCACCACAGCCATGGAACAGCTTCAGCAACAGGTTGAGGGCCTTAATCTCAATGCCATCACCGAGTTTCCCAACTGCTACCCCGATGTCAACCCCCTCGATGTCTACCGCGCCCATCTCGCCAACGTCCTGACCGAGGTTACCGGTGTCGACAAGAACATCATCTACCCTGCCCTGTCATGGACTCAAAGTCTTGACAAGGGCGACTTGGTCCTCGCCGCGCCCGCCCTCCGTCTCCCTAAGGGCGGTCCCAAGCCCGACCAGATCGTTCAAGATTGGGCCGCCAAGTTCCCCGAAAACGACCCTCTCTTCGAGAAGCCACACGTACACAGCTACTTCAtgtctttcttcttcaagggCGCGCCCCTCGTAAACAGCATTCTCCCCACCATTCTTCAGAAGGGCAAGACATTCGGTACCAACCCATCATTGGGTCTCAAGGACCCCAAGGAGCCAAGCGCGGGACGAAAGAAGATTATTGTCGAGTTCTCGTCGCCGAATATTGCGAAGCCTTTCCATGCTGGTCACCTTCGCAGCACGATTATCGGCGGTTTCCTCGGTAACCTGTATGAGGGCGCAGGATGGGACGTGACCAGGATCAATTATCTTGGTGATTGGGGCAAGCAATATGGTCTTCTGGCCCTGGCGTTCGAGAAGTTCGGTGATGAGAAGGCTCTGGAGCAAgaccccatcaaccacctTTTCCAACTCTATGTTCGCATCAATACGGAGATgaccgaggagaaggagcaaaTCGCGAAGCGCAAAGAGGCTGGTGAGGATGTGACAGAGGCTGAGGCCAACAGCTTGGACGAACAGGCCCGTCGCTATTTCAAGAAGATGACCGACAGGGATGAAAAGGCGCTAGCCATGTGGAAGAAGTTCCGCGACCTCAGCATTGTGAGGTACAAGCAGACCTATGCCCGTCTCAACATTCACTTTGACGAGTACAGCGGTGAGAGTCAGGTGTCCGAGGCTGACATGGCTGATATCGGAaagcagctggaggagaagaagatcagCAAGGAGGATAATGGCGCGCAACTTATTGACTTCTCCGAGCTTGTCCCcggcaaggagggcaagcgCCTGGAGAAGCCTCTTGTCAGGAAGAGGGATGGCACTGCTCTCTACCTGACCCGTGATATTAGCGAACTGTTGGCTCGTCATGCCAAGTACAACTTTGACAAGATGATCTACGTCGTCGCCTCGGCCCAAGACTTGCATCTCAAGCAGCTCTTCAAGATCATTGAGCTCTTAGGCCACAAGGATATTGCTGACAAGTGCCAGCACATCAACTTTGGCCTGGTTCTCGGTATGAGCACTCGCAAGGGTACCGTCAAGTTCCTGGATGACATTCTCCGCGATGTTGCCGACAAGATGCACGAGACCATGAGGAAGAACGAGGACAAGTATAACCAAGTGGAGAACCCCGACGCTGTTGCCGACGTCCTTGGTATCAGCTCTGTCATGGTCCAAGACATGACTGGCAAGAG GATCAACAACTACACCTTCAACATGGATCAAATGACATCGTTTGAGGGCGATACCGGCCCGTATCTTCAATATGCGCACGCCCGTGTGTGCTCCATTAAGCGCAAGGCTGGCCTCAGCGACGAGGAGATTGCTAGCGCCGACTTCTCACTGTTGACGGAAGCCCATGCTGTCAACATTGTCCGTCTTCTGGCGCAGTGGCCCGATGTCTTCAGTAACACCTTGAGGACGCTGGAGCCCACAACCGTGTTGGCCTACCTCTTCAAAATGACACACGCCCTGAGCAGCTCCTATGATGTATTGAGGATCATGGGTAGCGAGCCTGCGGTTTTGAAGGCCCGCATGGCGCTCTACGAGGCGGCCCACATTGTGCTGGGCAACGGCATGCGCCTGCTGGGTCTGAGCCCCGTTGAACG TATGTAA
- a CDS encoding uncharacterized protein (COG:Q; EggNog:ENOG503NZPZ), whose protein sequence is MAFALLLLLATVVALVAVHRYLNRQKLPAGVRPLPGPRGIPFIGRVHDIPENASWLKFYEWSKEYGAIYQMEIFGTVHVWISSEKVAHDLLSKRALIYSDRPTIPNLPDNRTSGDYLALLGRTETWKRQRKLCNHLMHTSALASLHSYPTRERDRFLYLMGSDPSKYLEWIEQFTSRTVSRLSWGTAKPAQILRHTTFGLLQTISPSGALPNIISFLQHVPLALSPWKKKEAARHALEDRLFKANIDFVRRSLESGSCEESFVGTFMKSQLPAEGKDEKERLKWGDQEEAMHVVGLMAIAGALTIGSPIQSYILAMCHYPEAQKALQEEIDRVCEGRCPQWEDREKLPMLRAVVKEVIRWRPPVPTGIPHAIEKDDVYEGYLIPKGATIHALEWGITRDEETYPCADEFLPARWVDPAYPTFKEPLTQYPNLNGFSQFGFGRRTCQGIPIVEQDLFLSMGGMAWAFDIRKKVDPVTGKVIPVHWNDYTPLLIAKPCKFDFDAIPRQEGRMEELRQMFDSAREEEEQQDKAIAMDISQFEKDLGAEKIYRDKACEIRYADAAAQSDELEQTASEGSSTPLEPGLELGDSSSEADTESDFGKESLSTRMRVVLDGRVEKTLGIEPVVSVTGAPGAWKWA, encoded by the exons ATGGCCTTCGCTTTACTTCTCTTATTGGCGACAGTGGTTGCCCTGGTGGCAGTACATCGTTACCTCAACCGACAAAAGCTACCAGCAGGCGTCCGTCCCTTACCGGGCCCTCGAGGTATCCCATTCATTGGCCGAGTACACGACATCCCGGAGAATGCCTCGTGGCTAAAGTTTTACGAATGGAGTAAGGAGTATGGCGCCATCTACCAGATGGAGATCTTTGGCACTGTCCATGTCTGGATTTCGTCTGAGAAGGTTGCCCATGATTTGCTGTCCAAGAGGGCCCTGATCTACTCGGACAGACCGACGATTCCCAACTTGCCTGATAACAGGACCAGTGGTGATTACCTTGCCTTGTTGGGCCGCACTG AAACATGGAAGCGCCAACGCAAGCTCTGCAACCACTTGATGCACACCTCGGCCCTCGCCTCGCTTCACTCATATCCCACCCGTGAGCGCGATAGATTTCTTTACCTCATGGGAAGCGACCCTTCCAAGTACCTCGAGTGGATCGAGCAGTTCACGTCTCGCACCGTCTCTCGCCTGTCCTGGGGAACCGCCAAACCAGCCCAGATCCTCCGGCACACGACCTTTGGCCTGCTGCAGACCATCTCACCTTCCGGCGCGTTGCCAAACATCATCTCCTTCCTGCAGCACGTCCCTCTTGCGCTAAGCccgtggaagaagaaggaagcgGCTAGACACGCGCTCGAGGACAGGTTGTTCAAGGCCAATATCGACTTTGTCAGGAGAAGTCTCGAGTCTGGAAGTTGTGAGGAGTCCTTTGTCGGCACGTTCATGAAGAGTCAGTTGCCTGCTGAGGGtaaggacgagaaggagaggttgaagtgGGGAGATCAAGAGGAGGCGATGCATGTTGTCGGTCTGATGGCGATCGCTGGGGCGTTGACGATTGGGAGCCCGATTCAGAGCTACATCCTGGCCATGTGTCATTACCCCGAGGCTCAAAAGGCGttgcaggaggagattgaccGGGTTTGCGAGGGGAGGTGCCCGCAGTGGGAGGACAGGGAGAAGCTGCCTATGCTGAGAGCGGTGGTCAAGGAGGTGATTCGGTGGAGGCCGCCGGTGCCCACGGGCATTCCCCATGCGATTGAAAAGGATGATGTCTATGAGGGGTATCTCATTCCCAAGGGGGCGACGATTCATGCGTTAGAGTG GGGCATCACCCGCGATGAGGAGACCTACCCCTGCGCCGATGAGTTCCTTCCGGCCCGCTGGGTCGACCCGGCCTATCCCACCTTCAAGGAGCCCCTCACACAATACCCGAATCTCAACGGCTTTTCTCAGTTTGGTTTTGGCAGGCGAACGTGCCAAGGCATCCCCATCGTGGAGCAGGATCTGTTCCTCTCGATGGGCGGCATGGCCTGGGCCTTTGACATCCGCAAAAAGGTAGACCCGGTGACCGGCAAGGTCATCCCCGTGCACTGGAACGACTACACGCCTCTCTTGATCGCCAAGCCCTGCAAGTTTGATTTTGACGCCATCCCAAGACAGGAGGGTAGGATGGAGGAGCTCAGGCAAATGTTTGATTctgcgagggaggaggaagagcaacAAGACAAGGCGATCGCGATGGATATCAGCCAGTTTGAGAAGGACCTGGGTGCCGAGAAGATTTACCGCGACAAGGCATGTGAGATTAGGTATGCCGACGCTGCGGCGCAGTCGGATGAGCTTGAGCAGACGGCCTCTGAGGGGTCTTCGACGCCACTGGAGCCTGGGCTTGAACTTGGGGATTCGAGTTCCGAGGCCGATACCGAGAGCGACTTCGGAAAGGAATCGCTCAGcacgaggatgagggttgtgTTGGACGGCCGGGTTGAGAAGACGCTCGGGATTGAGCCTGTGGTGAGCGTGACGGGAGCACCAGGCGCGTGGAAGTGGGCTtag
- a CDS encoding uncharacterized protein (EggNog:ENOG503P06I; CAZy:AA7; COG:C), whose amino-acid sequence MGQGPSTSALQQCIQGVANNRANFAAFAGSPLYQIQWVKPYNLDVHVEPAAVVRPETAQDISDIIKCANANGVKVQAKSGGHSYQNYGAGGSDGAVAIDMVNFQKFSMDTKTWYATIGAGNRLGEVDKKMHAQGGRAMAHGVCPGVGLGGHATIGGLGPMSRMWGSALDHIVEVEVVTADGKIQRASATQNEDLFWALRGSASGFGVITEFVVRTHPEPANVVQYEYTIKLGKQADVAPLYSKWQALMADPKLDRRFGSMFIMFPLGAIITGTFYGTQEEFLTTGIPNALPQDGNGHLVINDWLGGLAHDAEKEALYLSGLAMPFVSRSLAFKRQDLLGPEKIKDIFNWVDTQKKGTLLWFIIFDAAGGAIEDVPQNATAFAHRDKVMYYQSYGIGLPVTKTTKDFITGFHDQVVQKAGPGTWGTYPGYVNNALVDQQKQYWDSNLPALEQIKARWDPKDLFHNPGSVRPAKN is encoded by the exons ATGGGCCAGGGACCCAGCACCAGCGCCCTGCAGCAATGCATCCAGGGGGTTGCCAACAACCGAGCCAACTTCGCTGCTTTTGCCGGGAGCCCACTTTACCAGATTCAATGGGTCAAGCCGTACAATCTTGATGTGCACGTCGAGCCTGCCGCCGTTGTGAGGCCAGAGACGGCACAGGATATTTCCGACATTATCAAGTGCGCCAATGCCAACGGCGTCAAGGTGCAGGCCAAGTCTGGGGGGCACTCCTATCAGAATTACGGCGCTGGCGGGAGTGATGGGGCTGTTGCCATCGACATGGTCAACTTTCAGAAATTTTCAATGGACACCAAAACATGGTATGCTACCATAGGGGCTGGAAATCGCCTGGGAGAGGTGGACAAGAAGATGCACGCCCAAGGAGGACGGGCCATGGCCCATGGTGTCTGTCCTggtgttggccttggtggtCATGCTACGATT GGAGGATTGGGCCCCATGTCGAGAATGTGGGGATCTGCCTTGGATCATATTGTCGAAGTTGAAGTCGTCACCGCCGACGGCAAAATCCAGAGAGCGAGCGCCACGCAGAACGAGGATCTTTTCTGGGCCCTCAGAGGCTCTGCGTCTGGGTTCGGAGTCATCACCGAGTTCGTTGTGAGAACACATCCCGAGCCGGCCAACGTTGTTCAGTACGAATacaccatcaagctcggGAAACAGGCCGATGTCGCTCCTTTGTACTCGAAATGGCAGGCTTTGATGGCGGACCCCAAGCTTGACCGTCGGTTCGGATCCATGTTCATCATGTTCCCTCTTGGCGCTATCATCACTGGCACATTCTATGGAACTCAGGAGGAGTTCTTGACAACTGGCATCCCCAACGCTCTTCCGCAAGATGGCAACGGCCATCTGGTCATCAACGACTGGCTTGGGGGTTTGGCTCATGATGCCGAAAAGGAGGCACTATATCTGTCTGGGCTTGCTATGCCATTCGTATCACGCTCTCTGGCCTTCAAGCGACAGGATCTCCTGGGACCGGAAAAGATCAAGGACATTTTCAACTGGGTCGACACCCAAAAGAAAGGCACGCTCCTGTggttcatcatcttcgacgCCGCAGGGGGTGCTATTGAGGACGTACCGCAGAATGCCACGGCCTTCGCTCATCGTGACAAGGTCATGTACTACCAGTCTTATGGCATTGGACTGCCCGTGACAAAAACCACCAAGGATTTCATCACCGGATTTCATGACCAGGTTGTTCAGAAAGCCGGTCCAGGCACTTGGGGCACGTATCCAGGGTACGTCAACAACGCTTTGGTCGACCAGCAAAAGCAGTACTGGGACTCCAACCTGCCCGCATTGGAGCAGATCAAGGCTCGGTGGGACCCCAAGGACTTGTTCCACAACCCAGGGAGTGTGAGGCCTGCCAAGAACTAG
- a CDS encoding uncharacterized protein (EggNog:ENOG503PGRJ) has translation MLQPLPINMYTKFARSYLRLAQLRFSPSLHDHLSDQPLSTAMTDTDLLPDAVIRWAPTIDALDKAIAKNMPLCPSTRSGEQEFNHLWHNVFTSLAAEIEEDDTIPLHLTSPPRPTFSIKIFTKPVRDRTCWCDNTGYDFQIVLRNPSGVTKGDLVRGIRDYLYSEEGSQTRVFYRPGQPGDGLGKQEVDMKRVVVYDSTWYIMDNEEDIPDENETRFEGCTWRDPEIVLFCCTMEKVEERRKENNRIGDTYMKDAAE, from the coding sequence ATGCTTCAACCCTTGCCAATAAATATGTATACAAAGTTTGCGAGATCCTATCTCCGACTTGCACAGCTAAGGttctctccatctctccACGATCATCTAAGTGACCAACCCCTTTCTACAGCGATGACTGACACAGATCTTCTGCCGGACGCCGTGATTAGATGGGCTCCCACAATTGATGCACTTGACAAAGCCATTGCCAAAAACATGCCCCTGTGTCCATCCACACGCTCCGGCGAACAAGAATTCAACCATCTCTGGCATAACGTCTTTACCTCCCTTGCCGCCGAAATCGAAGAAGATGACACCATCCCCTTGCACCTGACTTCGCCTCCGCGTcccaccttctccatcaaGATTTTCACGAAACCAGTTCGGGACAGGACTTGCTGGTGTGATAACACTGGCTATGATTTCCAAATCGTCCTTAGAAACCCATCTGGTGTTACCAAAGGGGATTTGGTAAGGGGCATAAGGGATTATCTGTATAGCGAGGAAGGGTCACAGACAAGGGTTTTCTACAGGCCAGGACAGCCGGGCGATGGACTGGGAAAGCAGGAGGTGGATATGAAGCGGGTAGTGGTTTACGATTCGACTTGGTATATCATGGACAATGAAGAGGACATACCTGATGAAAATGAAACACGTTTCGAGGGATGCACATGGAGGGATCCCGAGATCGTGCTGTTTTGTTGCACaatggagaaggtggaggaacGACGGAAGGAAAACAACAGAATTGGGGACACGTATATGAAAGATGCGGCGGAGTGA